One Streptomyces sp. R28 DNA window includes the following coding sequences:
- a CDS encoding TetR family transcriptional regulator, which yields MAVRDPEATKARIFDAAVAEFARYGIAGARIDRIAAEAKANKQLIYAYFGNKAELFSQVLGRSMVDLAAAVPVDPDDIEGWLDRLMDYHAAHPELLRLLYWEGIQYGTTELPDETERQDHYAYKVAAVQDGQDRGVITDAIPAQDLLFLLVAMANWATVVPQMSRILVGGEDADRDRLRASVKEAARRLIAR from the coding sequence ATGGCAGTAAGGGACCCCGAGGCCACCAAGGCCCGGATCTTCGACGCGGCGGTCGCCGAGTTCGCCCGGTACGGCATCGCGGGCGCCCGGATCGACCGCATCGCGGCCGAGGCCAAGGCCAACAAGCAGTTGATCTACGCCTACTTCGGCAACAAGGCGGAGCTGTTCTCCCAGGTCCTCGGCCGGTCCATGGTCGACCTCGCGGCAGCCGTCCCCGTCGACCCGGACGACATCGAGGGCTGGCTGGACCGGCTGATGGACTACCACGCCGCCCACCCGGAACTGCTGCGCCTCCTCTACTGGGAGGGCATCCAGTACGGCACCACCGAACTGCCCGACGAGACCGAGCGCCAGGACCACTACGCCTACAAGGTCGCCGCCGTCCAGGACGGCCAGGACCGCGGCGTCATCACCGACGCGATCCCGGCCCAGGACCTGCTGTTCCTGCTGGTCGCGATGGCCAACTGGGCCACCGTCGTGCCTCAGATGAGCCGCATCCTGGTGGGCGGCGAGGACGCCGACCGCGACCGCCTGCGTGCCTCGGTCAAGGAAGCGGCGCGCAGGCTCATCGCGCGCTGA
- a CDS encoding MASE1 domain-containing protein has product MHRGLVTEGLRLAAVAAAYYVSAKIGLQQELVRGQVTPFWPPTGIALVAVMVWGLRMWPGIALGALAVNAPLGPSFFPVLAIVFGNTLAPVCAYLLLRRVGFRTALDRLQDALALVFLGALGGMVISATIGTTVLVASEALSAHDFWPTWSVWWTGDAMGVLVIAPLLLAARTVRRPRDAPVLRCAEALALLGGTAVASVVATRSSLNLLFLVVPFLLWAAFRFQLPGAAPCALISSVAAIYAGAVGVGPFAGQDLLAKMVILQAFNGTVALTSLLLSAVIAERNQTTRELRDACDRLAEALSQLVPDQALDQRPLLRPEKHGERK; this is encoded by the coding sequence GTGCACCGCGGCCTGGTCACCGAGGGCCTGCGGCTGGCTGCCGTCGCCGCCGCCTACTACGTGAGCGCCAAGATCGGGCTGCAGCAGGAACTGGTACGCGGGCAGGTCACGCCGTTCTGGCCGCCCACCGGCATCGCCCTGGTCGCCGTGATGGTGTGGGGCCTTCGCATGTGGCCCGGGATCGCTCTCGGGGCGTTGGCGGTGAACGCGCCGCTCGGGCCGTCGTTCTTCCCCGTGCTCGCCATCGTGTTCGGCAACACCCTCGCCCCGGTCTGCGCCTACCTCCTGCTGCGGCGCGTGGGATTCCGCACCGCCCTCGACCGACTGCAGGACGCCCTGGCCCTGGTCTTCCTCGGAGCCCTGGGCGGCATGGTGATCAGCGCGACGATCGGCACCACCGTCCTGGTGGCCTCCGAGGCACTGTCGGCCCACGACTTCTGGCCGACCTGGTCGGTGTGGTGGACGGGCGACGCGATGGGGGTCCTCGTCATCGCGCCGCTCCTGCTGGCCGCGCGCACCGTACGCCGGCCACGCGACGCACCGGTGCTGCGCTGCGCCGAGGCGCTGGCCCTGCTGGGCGGCACGGCAGTGGCCTCCGTGGTGGCCACCCGCAGCTCGCTCAACCTGCTCTTCCTCGTCGTCCCGTTCCTGCTCTGGGCGGCCTTCCGCTTCCAGCTGCCCGGCGCCGCGCCCTGTGCGCTGATCAGCTCCGTGGCCGCGATCTACGCGGGTGCGGTCGGGGTGGGTCCGTTCGCCGGCCAGGACCTCCTCGCCAAGATGGTCATCCTGCAGGCCTTCAACGGCACCGTGGCACTGACGTCGCTCCTGCTCTCAGCGGTCATCGCCGAGCGCAACCAGACCACCCGAGAGCTCAGGGATGCCTGCGATCGCCTCGCGGAAGCCCTGTCCCAGCTCGTGCCGGACCAGGCACTCGATCAGCGCCCGCTCCTCCGGCCGGAAAAACACGGCGAACGGAAGTAG
- a CDS encoding SSI family serine proteinase inhibitor, translating into MLQVNRSAPARHLRRVLLVAAGSLAAVGSAAVVPASAHAQAAPLPLAPPTLKDLGRSGDHLTVTVHNTGGGVGGDGDGDGDGDRTYELSCHPASGDHPDAEGACTALDRGTRWGKDVFAPTPQGGFCTMQYGGPATAHVTGTWAGRPVDARYDRSDGCQIARWDRLVPLLPDLRAEGQRS; encoded by the coding sequence ATGTTGCAGGTAAACCGTTCCGCCCCGGCCCGGCACCTTCGCCGGGTTCTCCTCGTCGCCGCCGGCTCCCTCGCGGCCGTCGGCTCCGCCGCCGTCGTGCCCGCCTCCGCGCACGCCCAGGCCGCGCCCCTTCCCCTCGCGCCCCCGACCCTCAAGGACCTGGGCCGCTCCGGCGATCACCTCACCGTCACCGTCCACAACACCGGCGGCGGTGTCGGTGGCGATGGCGATGGCGATGGCGATGGCGACCGGACCTATGAGCTCTCCTGTCATCCGGCAAGCGGCGACCACCCCGATGCCGAGGGCGCCTGTACCGCGCTCGACCGCGGTACCCGATGGGGCAAGGACGTCTTCGCGCCCACGCCGCAGGGCGGCTTCTGCACCATGCAGTACGGCGGGCCGGCCACCGCTCATGTCACCGGGACCTGGGCCGGGCGCCCCGTAGACGCGCGGTACGACCGCAGTGACGGGTGCCAGATCGCCCGATGGGACCGGCTCGTCCCACTCCTTCCCGACCTGCGGGCGGAAGGGCAGCGGTCGTAG
- a CDS encoding PAS domain-containing protein: MSSRPSRGAARLAAILDALPDALVLVNANGTVVNANTIALEAFETPGTALVGRGLLDLLPQFDSKLIPGSMRRPDHMDPQGRTKPTRMMARRTDGTEFPVEVTSANLENGQQAYDSYGYTGDELLMLVVRDLSGTVDTEAELARSQRQTEMILRAASEGVVGTDTDGRIVLVNPAAAQILGYRASDLGGRELHTLVLHSRTDGSPFPYEESALADTLRSGRKHRVRGQVLWSKGGDKVSVDLTTAPVRDGEQLVGAVMTFTDRRPYDTLADEKAADDKRHAQELERLAEEHASELTALRQKHVAELEELKELHEEELAAGEERYAALGEREKDRYEALAGRHEQLLTLLARSLRGPLDELRRELAALAADDAGQLWPEANQVLHHLSAGYSRITTLIDNVLGYQRLDSGGDQVIRTKVMLDAVVAAGVDGAVELIGPGRVQFAVHAPPIEAEVDPQRLATALAHLVADVAGVDATGNSPVSAGGYMDNTVVVAAAQRGEVVRIEVRGPYAGGDPVHEPIVRGIVRAHGGVLQTHDVPGMSGSAYVLEVPIGGGAGAVPALPVEDGAAEVGDGTEGAAEGGEQGAGGGRRRARRSSVDAFLESDTPGADAEAEATDAEGTAPTGRRRRRAAAPALELPQFAGDGGGEASGGTGRRRGRPAESGEGGDGGQDGVAEGAVVTAAEHAAGTAATGNGLGGTVPPQGVPGPSGRRARRDGGEQHALPPALPAGGDAAQPGSGAGTAGSGEGAQPTGRRRRALAAAAERSAAQAQAQEAGPRQVFALPPAAADRTPVADGGGGEGQGGGEPTSAPAPGPGPAPAMTPTTAAAAAMTPASPVAPGPVPGAVPVPGQAPAPVQAQVPGQAQALGQVQAPAQGAPGDVLADEGRHDAVPHDQSEDHTPPQPHPTTAPTGRRRRAVGQPAEAAGSQAQGVPTQAAAGQGVPVQGAAGHAAPVQQGQPQPVPGQPVPGHPLPAEAAPGQSTPAPQPWPAADDTPGAGTAVPADVAAATPAAPHAAGAPVPPQGAANPVPPNPNVPQQAQPQPAPGTPAPATPLPPEATADQAAQQQRAAQPLPAEAAAPGAPGAAVDPNSTQGRAISVRTLGQGVPFTRQAAQVQQPAPSSATPPPHQTNGGRRRKLGTPPDPATRTGASAEQAARPHPPAEQPVPAQPVPAPSQSSLGGQSQPSQAGQSRLAPTPEAAGRSYAIGAPDENAAEGPEPLDGPGGAVEIADTPRPQPMDDELPPEPLDNPRRLLVWPAPDVTTQQALSDRGYRPVIVHSREEVDAQIAAFPAALFVDPLTGPITRTALQSLRQAAVAAEVPVMVTAGLGQASREAAYGADPAVLLKALAPRDTEQHPPRVLLIEEHAEIALALTATLERRGMQVARAASDADAVALAGDFRPNLVVMDLMQVHRRRAGIVDWLRANGQLNRTPLVVYTAAVDQADLPRLASGETVLFLAERSTSGEVQSRIVDLLSRIGTN; the protein is encoded by the coding sequence GTGAGCAGCAGGCCATCCCGAGGCGCTGCTCGCCTCGCAGCCATACTCGACGCGCTGCCCGATGCGTTGGTGCTGGTCAACGCCAATGGGACCGTCGTCAACGCCAACACCATCGCGCTCGAGGCCTTCGAGACGCCGGGGACCGCTCTGGTGGGGCGGGGGCTGCTCGATCTGCTGCCCCAGTTCGACTCGAAGCTGATTCCGGGCTCCATGCGGCGGCCCGACCACATGGATCCGCAGGGGCGGACCAAGCCGACCCGGATGATGGCCCGGCGGACCGACGGGACCGAGTTCCCGGTCGAGGTCACGTCCGCGAATCTCGAGAACGGCCAGCAGGCCTACGACAGCTACGGCTACACGGGTGACGAGCTGCTCATGCTCGTCGTACGGGACCTTTCGGGGACCGTCGACACCGAGGCCGAGCTGGCGCGTTCGCAGCGGCAGACCGAGATGATCCTGCGGGCTGCGTCGGAGGGTGTCGTCGGCACCGACACCGACGGGCGGATCGTTCTCGTCAACCCGGCCGCCGCTCAGATACTGGGTTACCGGGCCAGTGACCTCGGCGGTCGCGAGCTGCACACGCTCGTCCTGCACTCCCGTACCGACGGATCCCCCTTCCCGTACGAGGAGTCTGCGCTCGCCGACACCCTGCGCTCGGGGCGCAAGCACCGGGTGCGGGGGCAGGTGCTGTGGTCCAAGGGCGGGGACAAGGTGTCCGTCGACCTGACGACCGCGCCGGTGCGCGACGGCGAACAGCTCGTCGGCGCCGTGATGACCTTCACCGACCGGCGGCCGTACGACACCCTCGCCGACGAGAAGGCGGCGGACGACAAGCGGCACGCTCAGGAGCTGGAGCGGCTCGCCGAGGAGCACGCCTCCGAGCTGACCGCGCTGCGGCAGAAGCACGTGGCCGAACTCGAGGAGCTCAAGGAGCTCCACGAGGAGGAGCTCGCCGCGGGCGAGGAGCGGTACGCCGCACTCGGGGAGCGGGAGAAGGACCGGTACGAGGCGCTGGCGGGTCGGCATGAGCAGTTGCTGACACTGCTCGCGCGTTCACTGCGGGGTCCGCTCGACGAACTCCGTCGTGAGCTGGCCGCGCTCGCCGCGGACGACGCCGGGCAGTTGTGGCCCGAGGCCAACCAGGTGCTGCATCACCTGTCGGCCGGCTATTCGCGCATCACGACGCTGATCGACAACGTCCTCGGGTACCAGCGGCTCGACTCGGGTGGCGATCAGGTCATCCGTACGAAGGTGATGCTCGACGCCGTCGTCGCCGCGGGTGTCGACGGGGCCGTCGAACTCATCGGGCCGGGACGGGTGCAGTTCGCGGTGCACGCGCCGCCCATCGAGGCCGAGGTCGACCCGCAGCGCCTCGCCACCGCGCTCGCGCATCTCGTCGCGGATGTCGCGGGGGTCGACGCGACCGGCAACTCGCCCGTCTCCGCGGGCGGTTACATGGACAACACCGTCGTCGTCGCGGCGGCGCAGCGCGGTGAGGTCGTACGGATCGAGGTGCGCGGGCCGTACGCCGGGGGAGACCCGGTGCACGAGCCGATCGTGCGCGGCATCGTGCGGGCCCACGGCGGTGTGCTGCAGACGCACGACGTGCCGGGGATGAGCGGCAGCGCGTACGTCCTCGAAGTGCCGATCGGCGGTGGGGCCGGTGCCGTTCCCGCCCTCCCCGTCGAGGACGGCGCGGCTGAGGTCGGTGACGGGACCGAGGGTGCCGCCGAGGGCGGCGAGCAGGGTGCCGGGGGCGGTCGGCGACGGGCCCGGCGGTCCTCCGTCGACGCCTTCCTGGAGAGCGACACGCCCGGCGCCGACGCCGAGGCCGAGGCCACCGACGCCGAGGGCACGGCGCCCACCGGGCGGCGGCGCAGGCGCGCGGCCGCGCCTGCGCTGGAACTCCCGCAGTTTGCGGGAGACGGCGGCGGCGAGGCCTCCGGCGGTACCGGACGGCGGCGCGGACGCCCCGCCGAGAGCGGTGAGGGCGGCGACGGCGGCCAGGACGGTGTCGCCGAGGGAGCCGTCGTCACGGCCGCCGAGCACGCGGCGGGGACCGCGGCCACCGGGAACGGGCTCGGCGGGACCGTACCCCCGCAAGGAGTGCCCGGCCCCAGTGGGCGACGTGCCCGGCGTGACGGCGGGGAGCAGCACGCGCTGCCGCCCGCGCTGCCTGCGGGCGGTGACGCCGCCCAGCCGGGTTCCGGGGCCGGTACGGCGGGTTCGGGTGAGGGTGCTCAGCCGACCGGGCGTCGGCGACGTGCCCTGGCCGCGGCGGCCGAGCGCAGTGCCGCGCAGGCGCAGGCGCAGGAGGCGGGGCCCCGCCAGGTGTTCGCGCTGCCGCCCGCCGCGGCGGATCGGACTCCCGTCGCCGACGGCGGCGGCGGAGAGGGGCAGGGCGGCGGCGAGCCGACTTCGGCTCCGGCTCCGGGTCCGGGCCCAGCTCCGGCCATGACTCCGACCACGGCTGCGGCTGCAGCCATGACTCCCGCTTCGCCTGTGGCTCCGGGGCCCGTCCCGGGTGCGGTTCCGGTTCCGGGGCAGGCGCCGGCTCCCGTGCAGGCTCAGGTTCCGGGGCAGGCCCAGGCTCTCGGGCAGGTCCAGGCCCCCGCGCAGGGGGCTCCCGGTGACGTTCTCGCCGACGAGGGTCGGCACGACGCCGTGCCGCACGACCAGTCCGAGGACCACACCCCACCGCAGCCGCATCCGACCACCGCGCCGACCGGGCGTCGCCGCCGGGCCGTGGGCCAGCCGGCGGAAGCGGCCGGGTCGCAGGCGCAGGGCGTGCCGACGCAGGCTGCCGCCGGTCAGGGCGTTCCCGTACAGGGCGCTGCTGGGCACGCGGCTCCGGTGCAGCAGGGGCAGCCCCAGCCGGTGCCTGGCCAGCCGGTGCCGGGCCACCCCCTCCCCGCCGAGGCGGCCCCTGGCCAAAGCACCCCGGCCCCCCAGCCGTGGCCCGCTGCCGATGACACCCCCGGCGCCGGGACAGCCGTACCGGCGGACGTCGCTGCGGCGACTCCCGCGGCCCCGCACGCGGCCGGCGCTCCCGTGCCTCCGCAGGGCGCCGCCAACCCCGTACCGCCGAATCCGAACGTCCCCCAGCAGGCTCAGCCCCAGCCCGCCCCCGGTACCCCGGCTCCGGCCACCCCGCTGCCCCCCGAGGCGACGGCGGACCAGGCCGCCCAGCAGCAGCGTGCGGCGCAGCCTCTCCCTGCCGAAGCCGCAGCTCCTGGCGCTCCCGGCGCCGCGGTCGACCCGAACTCGACGCAGGGTCGGGCGATCAGTGTGCGGACGTTGGGGCAGGGGGTGCCGTTCACGCGGCAGGCGGCGCAGGTGCAGCAGCCCGCGCCGTCGTCGGCCACGCCTCCCCCGCATCAGACCAACGGCGGACGGCGCCGCAAGCTGGGTACGCCGCCCGACCCCGCCACACGGACCGGTGCCTCGGCGGAGCAGGCGGCGCGGCCGCATCCGCCGGCCGAGCAGCCGGTGCCCGCGCAGCCGGTTCCCGCACCGTCGCAGTCGTCGCTCGGCGGGCAGTCCCAGCCGTCGCAGGCCGGGCAGTCGCGGCTGGCGCCGACGCCCGAGGCCGCCGGACGGTCGTACGCCATAGGCGCGCCGGACGAGAACGCCGCCGAGGGGCCCGAACCGCTGGACGGGCCGGGCGGGGCCGTCGAGATCGCCGACACCCCGCGCCCGCAGCCGATGGACGACGAGCTGCCGCCGGAGCCGCTCGACAACCCGCGTCGGCTGCTGGTGTGGCCGGCGCCGGATGTGACGACCCAGCAGGCGCTCAGCGACCGCGGCTACCGGCCCGTCATCGTGCACTCGCGCGAGGAGGTCGACGCGCAGATCGCGGCGTTCCCGGCCGCGCTGTTCGTCGACCCGCTGACCGGGCCGATCACCCGGACCGCGCTGCAGTCGTTGCGGCAGGCCGCGGTGGCGGCCGAGGTGCCGGTGATGGTGACAGCGGGGCTCGGACAGGCCTCGCGGGAGGCGGCGTACGGCGCCGATCCCGCCGTACTGCTGAAGGCGCTCGCGCCGCGCGACACCGAGCAGCACCCGCCGCGCGTCCTGCTCATCGAGGAGCACGCGGAGATCGCGCTGGCCTTGACCGCGACGCTGGAGCGGCGCGGGATGCAGGTGGCGCGGGCCGCGAGCGACGCCGACGCGGTGGCGCTGGCAGGTGACTTCCGGCCGAACCTGGTCGTGATGGACCTGATGCAGGTGCACCGGCGCCGGGCCGGGATCGTGGACTGGCTGCGCGCGAACGGGCAGCTCAACCGCACCCCGCTCGTCGTCTACACGGCCGCCGTCGACCAGGCCGACCTGCCGCGGCTTGCCTCCGGCGAGACGGTGCTGTTCCTCGCCGAGCGTTCCACCAGCGGTGAGGTGCAGTCCCGGATCGTGGACCTGCTGTCGCGGATCGGGACCAACTGA
- a CDS encoding SpoIIE family protein phosphatase, producing the protein MNARLSLLDTVAPGVAESEVFRLALQHAVGELGALGGMIHLRGPMSALRLVSTAGLPPALTRAWEIIDQEGPLAPARALHEGSGVWVPLMPEARPESRSAADWPGTGLAALPVYSGNRTTGALSVLMGDRGEPTPEHWEFLHAVIAWAQDRMVHARPPTGPSRMDSPSSERVRQSLKEVSVGSWDWNIRTGDLIWDEAALELYGTRPQDFTGKVDDWMRCFHPDDLAPTLAAADRAIRDGGLFEAEYRVRKLDGSWGWTQARGRATYDDHGEPQRMIGMGWDSDEPRSARDALSRALRHMSDGFLAVDDDWRITFANLEAERTLGYSEEELFGCLLWDLPTAQQMPGLEIRCRQAAAAEKSVSFDVRLPNGRLCHLRLVPGPDGRTIYFTDVTEKRRLEEDRRSAEHAAAERSARIAELTTALAKATTSKDVVDAVARRVLPPFEATGLVVQTVECGRLHTVGSVGYPDDILAILDGRERTEPSPLWDAILAGAPLFLSSPREFAARYPEIAGLPARAGKQAWALLPLTASGHTFGICAVTFDHPRRLTDEERTLLTATSALVAQALDRARLFDAEHTRSRELQRSLLPRDLPTVPACTAAARYLPAGQGMDVGGDWYDIIPLSGGQVALVVGDVMGHGLPEAATMGRLRTAVHTLADLELPPDEIMSHLNDIVGAMGEESYVTCLYALYDSTTRICSIARAGHPPPALLHPDGTVLFPALATDPPLGAAEPPFETTEIPVPEGSVLALYTDGLVESSKREMDEGMAALAEVLRTSHADGTAKDLEDLCERVTSALLPADQQAADDAAFLLARLHALPSSRIASWPLPDDPRAAGQARSLIRDQLAAWGLEDLTPATELLASELIGNVIRHAKGPLRLRLLHGADLICEVFDGSLTMPRIRRATETDEGGRGLQLVTALSQRWGTRYTATGKCIWTEQALHTTPDAIHDERQSDLALERMFLGLAGLGENFDGDLDTLAFGDQEL; encoded by the coding sequence ATGAACGCTCGGCTGTCACTGCTCGACACGGTGGCCCCCGGTGTCGCGGAAAGCGAGGTCTTCCGGCTGGCCCTGCAACATGCGGTGGGCGAGCTGGGCGCCCTGGGCGGCATGATCCATCTCCGCGGCCCGATGTCCGCCCTGCGCCTGGTGTCGACGGCCGGGCTCCCTCCGGCCCTCACCCGAGCCTGGGAGATCATCGACCAGGAGGGCCCGCTGGCCCCGGCCCGTGCACTGCACGAGGGCAGTGGGGTGTGGGTCCCGCTGATGCCTGAGGCGCGGCCGGAGTCACGGTCGGCCGCCGACTGGCCCGGCACCGGCCTCGCCGCCTTACCCGTGTACAGCGGCAACCGCACCACCGGCGCGCTCAGCGTCCTGATGGGCGACCGGGGTGAACCGACCCCCGAGCACTGGGAGTTCCTCCACGCCGTCATCGCGTGGGCGCAGGACCGTATGGTCCACGCACGGCCACCGACGGGTCCCTCGCGGATGGACTCGCCGAGCAGCGAGCGCGTGCGCCAGTCGCTGAAGGAGGTCAGCGTCGGCTCCTGGGACTGGAACATCCGCACCGGCGACCTGATCTGGGACGAGGCGGCCCTGGAGCTCTACGGCACCCGGCCGCAGGACTTCACCGGCAAGGTCGACGACTGGATGCGGTGCTTCCACCCCGACGACCTCGCCCCGACGCTGGCGGCGGCGGACCGGGCGATCCGCGACGGCGGCCTCTTCGAGGCCGAGTACCGGGTACGGAAACTGGACGGCAGCTGGGGCTGGACCCAGGCCCGCGGCAGGGCGACGTACGACGACCACGGCGAGCCGCAGCGGATGATCGGCATGGGCTGGGACAGCGACGAGCCGCGCTCCGCCCGGGACGCGCTCAGCCGGGCCCTGCGGCACATGAGCGACGGCTTCCTCGCGGTGGACGACGACTGGCGGATCACCTTCGCCAACCTGGAGGCGGAGCGCACCCTGGGCTACTCCGAGGAGGAGCTCTTCGGGTGTCTGCTGTGGGACCTGCCCACAGCGCAGCAGATGCCCGGTCTGGAGATCCGGTGCCGGCAGGCCGCGGCCGCGGAGAAGTCGGTCAGTTTCGACGTACGGCTGCCGAACGGGCGCCTGTGCCACCTGCGGCTGGTGCCGGGCCCCGACGGCCGCACCATCTACTTCACGGACGTCACCGAGAAGCGGCGCCTGGAGGAGGACCGCCGGTCCGCCGAGCACGCGGCCGCCGAACGGTCCGCGCGGATAGCGGAGTTGACGACGGCGCTCGCCAAGGCGACGACCTCGAAGGACGTGGTGGACGCGGTGGCCCGCCGGGTGCTGCCCCCGTTCGAGGCGACGGGACTGGTGGTGCAGACGGTGGAGTGCGGCCGCCTCCACACCGTGGGCTCGGTCGGCTACCCGGACGACATCCTCGCCATACTCGACGGCCGCGAACGCACGGAGCCCAGCCCGCTCTGGGACGCGATACTCGCCGGCGCCCCGCTGTTCCTCTCCTCCCCCCGGGAGTTCGCCGCGCGGTACCCCGAGATCGCGGGCCTGCCGGCCCGCGCCGGCAAACAGGCCTGGGCGCTGCTCCCCCTGACGGCCTCGGGCCACACCTTCGGCATCTGCGCGGTCACCTTCGACCACCCCCGCCGCCTCACCGACGAGGAACGCACCCTTCTCACCGCGACCAGCGCCCTGGTGGCCCAGGCCCTGGACCGGGCCCGCCTCTTCGACGCCGAGCACACCAGGTCCCGCGAACTCCAGCGCAGCCTGCTCCCCCGCGACCTGCCCACCGTCCCCGCCTGCACGGCAGCGGCCCGCTACCTGCCCGCCGGCCAGGGCATGGACGTGGGCGGCGACTGGTACGACATCATCCCGCTGTCGGGCGGCCAGGTCGCGCTGGTCGTGGGCGACGTCATGGGCCACGGCCTGCCGGAGGCGGCCACCATGGGCCGCCTGCGCACGGCGGTCCACACCCTGGCCGACCTCGAACTGCCCCCCGACGAGATCATGAGCCACCTCAACGACATCGTCGGCGCCATGGGCGAGGAGTCGTACGTGACGTGTCTGTACGCGTTGTACGACTCCACGACGAGGATCTGCTCCATAGCGAGGGCGGGCCACCCGCCGCCCGCCCTGCTGCACCCCGACGGCACCGTGCTGTTCCCGGCGCTGGCGACCGATCCGCCCCTGGGCGCGGCGGAACCCCCCTTCGAGACGACCGAGATCCCGGTCCCCGAAGGCAGTGTGCTGGCCCTGTACACCGACGGCCTCGTGGAGTCGTCGAAGCGCGAGATGGACGAGGGCATGGCGGCCCTCGCCGAGGTCCTGCGGACCTCGCACGCGGACGGCACCGCGAAGGACCTGGAGGACCTGTGCGAACGGGTCACCTCCGCCCTCCTCCCCGCCGACCAGCAGGCGGCCGACGACGCGGCCTTCCTGCTGGCCCGCCTGCACGCCCTGCCCTCCTCCCGCATCGCCTCCTGGCCCCTCCCCGACGACCCCCGAGCAGCGGGCCAGGCCCGCAGCCTGATCCGCGACCAGCTCGCGGCCTGGGGCCTTGAGGACCTGACCCCCGCGACCGAGCTCCTGGCCAGCGAACTCATAGGCAACGTCATCCGGCACGCCAAGGGCCCACTCCGCCTCCGGCTCCTGCACGGCGCCGACCTGATCTGCGAGGTCTTCGACGGCAGCCTGACGATGCCGCGCATCCGCCGGGCGACGGAGACGGACGAAGGGGGCCGGGGCCTGCAACTGGTCACCGCGCTCTCCCAGCGGTGGGGGACCCGCTACACCGCGACGGGCAAGTGCATCTGGACGGAGCAGGCCCTCCATACGACCCCGGACGCGATCCACGACGAGCGGCAGTCCGACCTCGCCCTGGAGCGGATGTTCCTGGGCCTGGCGGGCCTGGGGGAGAACTTCGACGGCGACCTGGACACGCTGGCGTTCGGGGACCAGGAGCTCTAG
- a CDS encoding PP2C family protein-serine/threonine phosphatase, which translates to MAHRRTDSAHATRALLQQLGDLTGRILDQIKFQQARVELAAALQRQVLAAELPVLPCLQVAGRYTPARVGLDIGGDWYDGFVMPDGSVGFAIGDVQGHDVEAAALMGQVRTCLRAVATATTDPAEVLRRTNDLLVAMDTELFVTCSFLRFDPVSRELCDARAGHVPAVWATSEGHCEIVVSDGGLPLGIRAGEHYPSSRRILSDAGAFVLVTDGVVEGPEYPIEDGLKRVADLVGAGCGSDPAELAAQVIKVADHTGHTDDAAVLVLRYGGLTDERDGGIADEPGGGG; encoded by the coding sequence ATGGCCCACCGCCGCACCGATTCGGCCCATGCGACCAGAGCGCTGCTGCAGCAGCTCGGCGATCTCACCGGCCGGATACTGGACCAGATCAAGTTCCAGCAGGCACGCGTCGAACTCGCCGCCGCGCTCCAGCGCCAGGTCCTCGCCGCCGAGCTCCCCGTCCTGCCCTGCCTGCAGGTGGCGGGACGGTACACACCCGCGCGGGTCGGTCTCGACATCGGCGGCGACTGGTACGACGGCTTCGTCATGCCGGACGGCTCGGTGGGCTTCGCGATCGGGGACGTCCAGGGCCATGACGTCGAGGCCGCGGCCCTCATGGGGCAGGTGCGCACCTGCCTGCGCGCCGTCGCGACCGCCACCACGGACCCGGCGGAAGTACTCCGGCGCACCAACGACCTGCTCGTCGCGATGGACACCGAACTGTTCGTGACCTGCTCGTTCCTGCGCTTCGACCCGGTCTCCAGGGAGCTTTGCGACGCCCGCGCCGGGCACGTCCCGGCCGTCTGGGCCACGAGCGAGGGCCACTGCGAGATCGTCGTGAGCGACGGCGGTCTGCCACTGGGCATCCGCGCCGGCGAGCACTACCCGTCGTCCCGCCGAATACTGTCGGACGCGGGCGCGTTCGTACTGGTCACCGACGGCGTCGTGGAAGGCCCCGAGTACCCGATCGAGGACGGGCTGAAGAGGGTGGCCGACCTGGTCGGTGCCGGCTGTGGCTCCGACCCGGCCGAACTGGCCGCCCAGGTGATCAAGGTGGCGGACCACACCGGCCACACCGACGACGCCGCGGTCCTCGTCCTTCGGTACGGCGGCCTCACGGACGAGCGCGATGGCGGCATCGCGGACGAACCGGGCGGCGGAGGGTGA